In one Melospiza melodia melodia isolate bMelMel2 chromosome 5, bMelMel2.pri, whole genome shotgun sequence genomic region, the following are encoded:
- the LOC134418876 gene encoding uncharacterized protein LOC134418876, protein MDPREERGWHPGRWIPERKRSWDSEGNTGRRGSECQGEKELGSREERRWIPEWKRSWDPGRRGDGSQRGRGAGIQEIQGEEGLNAREKRSWTTGSRVLAAGVGQGQQRTRADPEQVPRLTAHLCHRRHSYRTGQDIANCGTCRDCACIIYSVEHDFRQQEGRFQRVLSHIEGDAGPSSPPTALGAAGVALGAAGTPSPPRQEPSPVSRLPAKLDVKKSRRKCFWFL, encoded by the exons ATGGATCCTAGAGAGGAAAGGGGGTGGCATCCAGGGAGATGGATCCcagagaggaagaggagctggGATTCAGAAGGAAATACAGGGAGAAGAGGGTCTGAATGCCAGGGAGAAAAGGAgctgggatccagggaggagaggagatggaTCCCAGAGTGGAAGAGGAgctgggatccagggaggagaggagatggatcccagagaggaagaggagctggGATTCAGGAGATACAGGGAGAAGAGGGTCTGAATGCCAGGGAGAAAAGGAGCTGGACTACAGGGAGCAGAGTCCTGGCtgctggggtgggacaggggcaGCAGAGGACACGGGCAGACCCAGAGCAGGTCCCCAGGCTCACGGCACATCTCTGTCACAGGCGCCACTCGTACCGGACTGGGCAGGACATCGCCAACTGCGGGACCTGCCGGGACTGTGCCTGCATCATCTACAG CGTGGAGCACGATTTCCGCCAGCAGGAAGGTCGCTTCCAGCGGGTGCTGAGCCACATCGAGGGCGACGCGGGGCCGAGCTCCCCCCCGACGGCGCTGGGGGCGGCGGGGGTGGCGCTGGGGGCGGCGGGGACCCCCTCCCCGCCCAGGCAGGAGCCGTCGCCCGTGTCGAGGCTGCCGGCAAAGCTGGACGTGAAGAAATCGCGGCGCAAATGCTTCTGGTTCCTGTGA